In Carya illinoinensis cultivar Pawnee chromosome 10, C.illinoinensisPawnee_v1, whole genome shotgun sequence, one DNA window encodes the following:
- the LOC122278117 gene encoding uncharacterized protein LOC122278117, producing the protein MSKLKKYAAGSSSHQSMGIIIEKMQQEIYSGQTGKAKSKVQRSVKANYKMKVEDRYTVHIKSSTKVEMAGTNFQSSVKIKEQKTEMIEFSNSSGHTNWNVGRLMLPSLEIGSTAHDSDRKRKRVESKGQVKKTGPVRKSSNQRSGTCTCHKTRTGTKRTSTKTSTRKEKKSTETRSNTQLGCTYVDVSDDTWESDTWDYAYY; encoded by the exons ATGagtaaattgaaaaaatacgCTGCCGGGTCATCTAGCCACCAGTCAATGGGGATCATTATTGAGAAAATGCAACAAGAGATCTATTCAGGCCAGACCGGTAAGGCGAAATCGAAGGTGCAACGCTCAGTCAAGGCCAATTATAAGATGAAAGTAGAAGACAGGTATACAGTCCACATCAAGAGTAGTACTAAGGTGGAAATGGCAGGAACTAATTTCCAGTCATCAGTCAAAATCAAAGAGCAGAAAACGGAAATGATCGAGTTCTCGAATTCTTCCGGCCACACAAACTGGAACGtcg GTCGACTAATGCTTCCATCGTTAGAGATCGGGAGTACTGCGCATGATTCCGACCGCAAACGCAAACGCGTGGAGAGTAAGGGGCAAGTGAAAAAAACAGGACCAGTAAGGAAGAGTAGTAACCAGCGCTCGGGAACTTGCACTTGCCACAAAACCAGGACCGGTACCAAGAGGACCAGTACTAAGACTAGTActaggaaagagaaaaagagtacTGAAACCCGATCAAACACTCAATTAGGCTGTACGTACGTTGATGTATCTGATGATACGTGGGAATCAGATACGTGGGATTATGCCTATTATTAG